A single genomic interval of Amycolatopsis albispora harbors:
- a CDS encoding transketolase, producing the protein MTTTATGYHELPRLIGLMTGDEKHAAAATSTVDVLWVLYDRVLDISPRKIGDPRRDRFLLSKGHGPMAYYAVLAAKGFIREADLLGWAGVESKLGMHPDRVRVPGVEISSGSLGHGLGLAIGEVYGLRAQRIGARVVVLVGDAELDEGSNHEAIALAGREGMAALTAVVVDNRSASHGWPGGIGRRFEVEGWTARTVDGRDHEALYEAFTAPHPGRPLAVIAEVEAKN; encoded by the coding sequence ATGACCACCACCGCCACCGGCTACCACGAACTGCCCCGGCTGATCGGCCTGATGACCGGCGACGAGAAGCATGCCGCGGCCGCCACGTCCACTGTAGACGTTCTGTGGGTGCTCTACGACCGGGTGCTCGACATTTCACCGCGGAAGATCGGCGATCCGCGTCGCGACCGCTTCCTGCTGTCGAAGGGGCACGGACCGATGGCCTACTACGCCGTCCTCGCCGCGAAGGGCTTCATCCGCGAGGCGGACCTGCTCGGCTGGGCGGGCGTGGAGTCGAAGCTGGGCATGCACCCGGACCGGGTCCGCGTGCCGGGCGTGGAGATCTCCAGCGGCTCGCTCGGGCACGGGCTCGGCCTGGCCATCGGGGAGGTCTACGGCCTGCGGGCGCAGCGGATCGGGGCGCGGGTGGTGGTGCTCGTCGGCGACGCCGAACTCGACGAGGGGTCCAACCACGAGGCGATCGCGCTGGCCGGGCGCGAGGGCATGGCGGCGCTGACCGCGGTGGTGGTGGACAACCGGTCCGCCAGCCACGGCTGGCCCGGCGGCATCGGGCGGCGGTTCGAGGTGGAGGGCTGGACGGCCAGGACGGTCGACGGCCGCGACCACGAAGCGCTCTACGAAGCCTTCACCGCGCCGCACCCCGGCCGCCCGCTGGCCGTGATCGCCGAAGTGGAGGCGAAGAACTGA
- the soxR gene encoding redox-sensitive transcriptional activator SoxR: MTKLADHLSIGQVSERSGVPHTALRFYEDKGLIHSERSAGNQRRYARSVLRRIAFIRAAQRVGLSLEQISEALSTLPKDHAPTKADWTRLSRNWQAEIDARIDALQRLRDRLTGCVGCGCLSLRVCGLYNHDDQMARFGPGARLLKPAAEGGV, from the coding sequence GTGACCAAACTCGCCGACCACCTCAGCATCGGGCAGGTCTCCGAGCGCAGCGGAGTGCCCCACACCGCCCTGCGCTTCTACGAGGACAAGGGCTTGATCCACTCCGAGCGGTCCGCCGGGAACCAGCGCCGGTACGCCCGGTCGGTGCTGCGCCGGATCGCCTTCATCCGGGCCGCGCAGCGCGTCGGGCTGAGCCTGGAGCAGATCAGCGAAGCGCTGTCCACGCTGCCGAAGGACCACGCGCCGACCAAGGCCGACTGGACCCGCCTCTCCCGCAACTGGCAGGCCGAGATCGACGCGCGGATCGACGCGCTGCAGCGCCTGCGTGACCGGCTGACCGGCTGCGTCGGCTGCGGCTGCCTCTCGTTGCGCGTCTGCGGGCTCTACAACCACGACGACCAGATGGCCCGCTTCGGCCCCGGCGCCCGCCTGCTGAAACCAGCCGCCGAAGGCGGGGTCTGA